In Gammaproteobacteria bacterium (ex Lamellibrachia satsuma), a single genomic region encodes these proteins:
- a CDS encoding MCE family protein, which produces MTAKANPSIIGMFVLSALALGILAIFYLGDAGLNEEKPRLILFFEGDVKGLDVGSPVTLRGVRIGQVEDIAVVFDSKDLSFDIPVIISVTRSKLGFEKGMESEKDGLLLDRLIEQGLRARLNMQSLVTGKLEVELGFHPNSEAKRRGLSSVYPEIPTIPSNMEKIARVLEDLPLERIAKRTEEILAGIDKLVNDPDLPEMLVHLASAIKRFDSLARKLETSAPDLTSRSAIMIDEARKLVEQLQTQFGPLIAEWIRVARDSRTMIDRMDKKVDHAVESWDETLLSGEQAFSQFSKTMSSAESIVAEDSPVMQDVSVALRELAAATRSIRIMAEYLERHPEALIRGKQ; this is translated from the coding sequence ATGACCGCAAAAGCCAATCCATCGATTATCGGGATGTTTGTGCTCAGTGCGCTGGCATTGGGCATTCTTGCTATTTTCTATCTTGGCGATGCTGGCCTGAATGAAGAGAAGCCCCGGCTTATTCTGTTTTTTGAGGGGGATGTCAAAGGGCTCGATGTAGGTTCGCCTGTGACTTTGCGGGGAGTCCGGATCGGCCAGGTGGAGGATATTGCTGTTGTTTTCGACAGCAAAGACCTCTCATTCGATATACCCGTTATTATCAGTGTCACACGGTCCAAGCTGGGCTTTGAAAAAGGAATGGAGAGTGAAAAAGATGGTTTGCTGCTGGATCGTCTGATCGAGCAGGGCCTGAGGGCTCGCTTGAATATGCAGAGCCTGGTGACCGGAAAACTGGAGGTCGAATTGGGATTTCATCCCAATAGCGAGGCAAAAAGACGAGGTTTGAGCAGCGTGTATCCCGAGATACCGACTATACCCTCAAATATGGAGAAGATTGCCAGGGTCCTGGAGGATCTTCCGCTCGAACGAATCGCCAAACGAACCGAAGAGATCTTGGCTGGAATCGATAAGCTTGTTAATGATCCGGATTTGCCGGAGATGCTTGTCCATCTTGCTTCGGCCATAAAAAGATTCGATAGTCTCGCCCGGAAACTCGAAACCTCTGCCCCGGACCTGACCAGTCGATCTGCGATCATGATCGATGAGGCCCGCAAACTGGTGGAACAGTTGCAGACACAGTTTGGACCTCTTATTGCAGAGTGGATTCGCGTGGCCCGAGATTCCCGAACCATGATCGATAGGATGGACAAAAAAGTTGACCATGCGGTGGAGAGTTGGGACGAGACACTTCTCAGTGGGGAGCAGGCCTTCTCCCAGTTCAGCAAGACCATGTCATCCGCTGAATCGATAGTGGCCGAGGATTCGCCCGTCATGCAGGATGTCAGCGTTGCGCTGCGAGAACTGGCGGCTGCCACGCGTTCGATCCGCATCATGGCGGAGTATCTTGAACGCCACCCCGAGGCATTGATCAGAGGAAAGCAGTGA
- a CDS encoding ABC transporter permease: MQSKSLTISYLADNSVEISLLGDWCLTCEVVTWQSFQALFEQYSEPPEKIDFVSSDLENWDSKLLLFLVKLDAYAQSRHIPVNWDGLPDGAKGLLRLATEVPERSGARKRTRTRSLVYRLGTWAMGGVEELTGLATFLGEWLLSIGRFFTGRASFRWVDFNRFLQSAGAGALPIVGVISLLVGAVLGFVGAVQLQMFGAQIYVADLVGLGVVREMGAMMTAIIMAGRTGSAYAAQLGTMQVNEEIDALRTMGISPMDFLVLPRTLALILMLPLLCLWSDALGILGGLLVGVSILDIALLEYLQQTKEAISLSDIATGLIKSLIFAVVVSLAGCLRGLQSGRNSAAVGNATTSAMVTAILLIVIWDALTTIIFNRLGI; encoded by the coding sequence ATGCAAAGCAAGTCTTTAACAATATCTTATCTTGCTGATAATTCAGTAGAAATATCATTGTTAGGCGACTGGTGCCTGACTTGTGAAGTCGTAACGTGGCAGTCATTCCAGGCGCTGTTTGAGCAGTATTCAGAGCCGCCCGAGAAAATAGATTTTGTCAGTTCTGACCTTGAGAATTGGGACAGCAAACTGCTGCTGTTCCTGGTTAAATTAGATGCTTATGCTCAGTCTCGGCATATACCCGTCAATTGGGACGGTCTGCCGGATGGGGCGAAAGGACTCTTGCGCCTGGCCACGGAGGTGCCTGAGAGAAGCGGTGCCCGCAAACGGACAAGGACCAGATCATTGGTGTATCGCCTGGGAACATGGGCAATGGGTGGGGTTGAAGAGCTTACCGGTTTGGCCACATTTCTGGGTGAGTGGCTGCTTTCGATCGGCAGATTCTTTACCGGCAGGGCGAGCTTTAGATGGGTTGATTTCAACCGTTTTCTTCAGTCTGCCGGTGCTGGTGCACTGCCTATCGTTGGCGTAATCAGCCTACTGGTGGGTGCTGTCCTTGGGTTTGTCGGGGCCGTTCAATTGCAGATGTTTGGGGCTCAGATCTACGTTGCCGACCTTGTGGGACTTGGTGTCGTAAGAGAGATGGGGGCGATGATGACGGCTATCATCATGGCTGGCCGCACCGGATCGGCCTACGCGGCCCAGTTGGGCACCATGCAGGTGAATGAGGAGATAGACGCACTGCGTACCATGGGGATCTCACCGATGGATTTTCTGGTATTGCCCCGCACCCTGGCGCTGATTTTGATGTTGCCGCTGCTCTGCCTCTGGTCAGATGCTCTGGGTATCCTGGGTGGATTGCTGGTAGGTGTCTCGATATTGGATATCGCATTGCTGGAGTATTTACAGCAGACCAAAGAGGCTATCAGCCTCTCTGATATCGCCACCGGGCTCATAAAAAGCCTGATTTTTGCTGTTGTAGTCTCTCTGGCAGGATGCCTGCGAGGGTTACAGAGCGGACGTAATTCAGCAGCTGTGGGCAATGCGACCACCTCTGCCATGGTTACGGCAATTCTTCTGATCGTCATCTGGGACGCGCTTACAACCATTATTTTCAACCGTCTGGGGATATGA
- a CDS encoding hydroxylamine oxidoreductase, which translates to MRKWWLMGIGAALLLTQGFATAAVKAPPKQMSEETKECVKCHKKNNPGLVQMWGSSKHYGANVGCYECHQADAKDVDAFIHDDKKVKKHISIIVSPKDCANCHENEEKEMTASHHAEAGKIMGSLDNLLAEVVEGDMGMVTEGFPDGVSAAAVVGCWQCHGSHVKVLKDGALDPATWPNTGIGRINPDGSKGTCAACHSRHSFSVAQARQPENCSKCHMGPDHPQKEIYDESKHGIAYRANREKMNMDNPKWIPGEDYYAAPTCATCHMSETRKQGITHNVGDRISWNNRPPVSKKQGWIEGTVGWEDRRDKMKDVCNSCHEEGWTENFYVQYDGLVELYNRKYGKPGLKLMKAAKPLIKGPKFSNKIDFIWFELWHHEGRRARMAASMMGPDITHWEGTYDLGKNFYTELVPELKELIEHGMHGSDADVKAAKNLQRVLTAVLNSDSHKWFLGKMSKAEAAKRKARQAEFKNRYKVKH; encoded by the coding sequence ATGCGAAAATGGTGGCTAATGGGGATTGGCGCCGCACTGTTGTTAACCCAAGGGTTTGCAACGGCCGCGGTCAAAGCTCCACCAAAACAAATGTCAGAAGAGACCAAAGAGTGCGTTAAGTGCCATAAGAAAAACAACCCCGGGTTGGTTCAGATGTGGGGTTCAAGCAAGCACTATGGCGCCAATGTTGGTTGTTACGAGTGTCATCAAGCGGATGCCAAAGATGTGGATGCTTTCATTCACGATGACAAGAAAGTAAAGAAACATATCTCAATCATCGTTTCTCCGAAAGACTGTGCAAACTGTCACGAAAACGAAGAGAAAGAGATGACAGCGTCTCACCATGCGGAAGCAGGTAAGATCATGGGTTCTCTGGATAACCTGCTCGCAGAGGTTGTTGAGGGTGATATGGGCATGGTTACCGAAGGTTTCCCTGATGGTGTATCTGCAGCCGCAGTCGTTGGTTGCTGGCAGTGTCACGGTTCCCACGTGAAGGTACTCAAAGACGGTGCACTGGATCCGGCGACCTGGCCTAACACGGGTATCGGCCGAATCAATCCTGATGGTTCCAAAGGTACTTGTGCAGCCTGTCACTCACGTCACTCGTTTTCAGTAGCGCAAGCGCGTCAGCCTGAGAACTGCTCCAAGTGTCACATGGGTCCTGACCATCCTCAAAAGGAGATCTATGACGAGTCCAAACACGGCATCGCTTATCGAGCCAACCGTGAGAAGATGAACATGGATAACCCCAAGTGGATCCCCGGGGAAGACTACTACGCTGCTCCAACTTGCGCCACCTGTCACATGAGTGAAACCCGTAAGCAGGGCATCACCCATAACGTAGGTGACCGTATCAGCTGGAACAACCGTCCTCCTGTCTCCAAGAAGCAGGGCTGGATAGAAGGCACCGTAGGCTGGGAAGATCGTCGTGACAAGATGAAAGATGTCTGTAACTCTTGTCATGAAGAGGGTTGGACTGAGAACTTCTATGTTCAGTATGACGGTCTGGTTGAACTCTACAACCGTAAGTATGGTAAGCCTGGTCTGAAGTTGATGAAGGCGGCCAAGCCTTTGATCAAAGGTCCCAAGTTCTCCAACAAGATCGACTTTATCTGGTTCGAACTTTGGCACCATGAGGGACGTCGCGCACGTATGGCGGCTTCCATGATGGGTCCGGATATCACTCACTGGGAAGGTACTTACGATCTGGGTAAGAACTTCTATACCGAGTTGGTTCCTGAGCTGAAAGAGCTGATCGAACACGGCATGCATGGTAGCGACGCTGACGTGAAGGCTGCAAAGAACCTTCAAAGGGTTCTGACTGCGGTGCTGAATTCCGATTCACACAAGTGGTTCCTCGGCAAGATGAGCAAAGCTGAAGCTGCAAAGCGTAAGGCCCGTCAGGCAGAGTTCAAGAACCGTTACAAAGTTAAGCACTAA
- a CDS encoding membrane integrity-associated transporter subunit PqiC has translation MKPLWKYAVALLTIASMLHLAGCASPSQPTRFYRLNAAVDLPAPAESAQARLPEVGLGPVHLSSYLDRPQIVNRAGLYRLQLNEFDQWAGTLQENIIQVLVDYLSASLGENRVVAYPWHGSLKPDYDISFYFSRFDAVDGLQVILQARWMLLDRAKGKVLDTRQVTISEPIKGAEPEAIVAAGSRALEKLSRRLEALLRKQL, from the coding sequence ATGAAACCCCTATGGAAATACGCAGTGGCGTTGCTGACTATTGCTTCGATGCTTCACCTGGCCGGTTGTGCCAGCCCATCTCAGCCAACCCGGTTCTATCGTTTGAATGCGGCGGTCGATTTACCGGCTCCAGCTGAAAGCGCTCAGGCGCGGTTACCCGAAGTTGGGCTGGGCCCGGTTCATCTCTCCAGCTATCTCGATCGTCCACAGATCGTCAATCGGGCGGGATTATACCGATTGCAGTTGAACGAGTTCGATCAATGGGCAGGAACCTTACAGGAAAATATCATCCAGGTTCTGGTTGACTACCTCTCCGCTTCGTTAGGAGAGAATCGGGTGGTTGCCTACCCATGGCACGGCTCCCTAAAGCCCGATTATGACATCTCCTTCTATTTTAGCCGATTCGATGCGGTGGACGGTTTGCAGGTGATCCTGCAAGCGCGCTGGATGCTGTTGGATAGGGCAAAGGGCAAGGTACTCGATACACGACAGGTAACAATTTCTGAGCCGATCAAGGGAGCGGAACCCGAGGCCATTGTTGCGGCAGGGAGTCGCGCACTGGAGAAGCTCTCCAGACGACTTGAAGCGTTGCTGAGAAAGCAGCTGTAA
- a CDS encoding ATP-binding cassette domain-containing protein, whose amino-acid sequence MAYGDFLIQKDLDFTINQGDIFIIMGGSGCGKSTLLRHLVGLHPPAAGEVLYQGNSFWQLAPNKRNALMRKMGVLYQGGALWTAMTLAENIALPLEEYTSLTPAEVNELVSYKLSLVGLKGFEDYYPSEISGGMQKRAALARAMALDPETLFFDEPSAGLDPVSARLLDDLILELRDSLGATIVIVTHELASIFAVGNNSVFLDAASKTMIAEGDPKRLLVETDNPVVRKFLTRGEEGYP is encoded by the coding sequence ATGGCATATGGTGATTTTCTGATTCAGAAAGATCTGGATTTCACGATAAATCAGGGAGATATATTTATTATTATGGGTGGCAGTGGCTGCGGGAAAAGTACGCTTCTGCGCCATTTGGTCGGCCTGCATCCCCCCGCCGCCGGGGAGGTGCTCTATCAGGGAAACTCATTCTGGCAATTGGCGCCGAATAAGCGGAATGCGTTAATGCGAAAGATGGGTGTGCTCTATCAGGGCGGGGCCTTGTGGACCGCCATGACACTGGCTGAAAATATCGCTTTGCCACTGGAAGAGTACACGTCGCTCACGCCCGCGGAGGTCAATGAGCTTGTTTCATACAAACTTTCTCTGGTAGGGCTGAAAGGCTTTGAAGACTACTATCCTTCCGAGATCAGCGGTGGTATGCAGAAGCGGGCGGCCCTTGCCAGGGCGATGGCACTGGATCCCGAGACCCTTTTTTTCGATGAGCCATCAGCCGGTCTGGATCCTGTCAGCGCGCGCCTGCTCGACGATCTCATTCTTGAATTGCGGGATAGTCTGGGCGCAACCATCGTGATCGTGACTCACGAGCTGGCCAGTATCTTTGCCGTTGGTAATAACTCGGTCTTTCTGGATGCGGCGAGCAAAACAATGATTGCGGAGGGGGATCCCAAGCGATTACTGGTGGAGACGGATAATCCTGTCGTGAGGAAATTTCTTACCCGTGGCGAAGAGGGATATCCATGA
- the mfd gene encoding transcription-repair coupling factor, giving the protein MSITQDNNHALFNPTLPAKLGEQLQWGQLYGGSSALAIANAARAFNGVVLVAVDTVQRAAQLEAELVFFLGDDKLPVLSFPDWETLPYDLFSPLPELISQRLLSLSRLPQMERCILLVPIATLMQRLCPKAFLDHHSLIVDLGQQLNLDRTRQRLERSGYQCVSQVLAHGEFAVRGSLLDVFPMGNLVPFRIDLFDDEVDSIRTFDPETQRSLEKINQIRMLPAREFPLDEAGIALFRRNYRNQFEGDLQRSLIYSDVSEGQVPSGLEYYLPLFFETTNTLFDYLPENHLLIQTEDIREQADSFFEQVQGRYDERKHDLERPLLPPGKIYLSTDELISRMKSPAGVSVQRHEISSRRKGYAGFANFATQLPPPLGIQARAQRPAALLQDFLSSNDGHTLFVAESAGRREMLLGTLRDFGIKPIVVDSWQSFIDEKPPIALTVAPIEQGLWLQESGITLITETQLYGEQVRQTRRRQKATRDPDQIVRNLTELHIGAPVVHEDHGVGRYQGLQTIEVGGLATEFLTLEYAKGDKLYVPVASLHLISRYAGASPDNAPLHRLGGEQWEKTKRKAAKQVRDVAAELLEIYARRAARRGVAFPEPADEYQSFSATFEFETTPDQQQTIDSVLEDMASPQPMDRVVCGDVGFGKTEVAMRAAFMATQGNKQVVVLVPTTLLAQQHYQNFADRFADWPVKVESLSRFRTGKQQQKVIDGLADGTLDIVVGTHKLLSEGIKFKDLGLVIIDEEHRFGVRHKEKLKALRSEVDLLTLTATPIPRTLNMAMAGMRDLSIIATPPALRHPIKTFVSQWNDTLIAEACQRELKRGGQIYFLHNEVSTIENMAERLEGLLPGVRLQVAHGQMRERELEGIMRDFYHQRFNLLVCTTIVESGIDVPTANTMIINRADKLGLAQLHQIRGRVGRSHHRAYAYLLTPPSGVMTADAKKRLEAIESLEDLGAGFTLSTHDMEIRGAGELLGDEQSGQINEIGFTLYSELLERAVKALKAGEQPTLDRPLDHGTEIELGIAALLPEDYLPDVHSRLVLYKRIASAATHDELRELQVEMIDRFGLLPQTAKNLFAITELKLRAHPLGIRKIEGGSKGARMLFDSDPKIDPANLIRLIQTRPQMYKMDGGDKLRYIQDMPDPIERVNEIDVLIDRLID; this is encoded by the coding sequence ATGTCCATAACACAAGACAATAACCATGCCCTCTTTAATCCCACGCTGCCGGCCAAGCTAGGTGAACAGCTGCAGTGGGGACAGCTCTATGGTGGCAGTTCTGCGCTCGCCATCGCCAACGCCGCACGGGCTTTTAATGGTGTCGTACTGGTCGCCGTGGATACGGTGCAAAGGGCAGCACAACTTGAAGCGGAACTCGTTTTTTTCCTCGGAGACGATAAACTGCCCGTGCTCAGTTTCCCCGATTGGGAAACACTGCCCTATGATCTCTTCTCCCCACTCCCGGAGTTGATCTCGCAGCGACTGCTCTCCCTCTCGCGTTTGCCACAGATGGAGCGATGCATCCTGCTGGTGCCAATCGCCACGCTGATGCAACGTCTCTGCCCGAAGGCATTTCTCGACCACCACTCCCTGATCGTGGACCTGGGACAACAACTCAATCTGGATAGGACACGCCAGCGCCTGGAGAGAAGTGGTTATCAATGTGTCTCTCAGGTACTCGCCCATGGCGAGTTTGCAGTTCGCGGTTCCCTGCTGGATGTATTTCCCATGGGCAACCTCGTGCCCTTCAGGATCGACCTGTTCGATGACGAAGTGGACAGCATCCGCACCTTTGATCCGGAGACCCAACGTTCACTGGAAAAGATTAATCAGATCAGAATGTTACCGGCCCGGGAGTTTCCTCTGGATGAAGCGGGCATTGCTCTCTTTCGCCGCAACTACCGCAATCAGTTTGAAGGTGATCTGCAACGCAGCCTGATCTACAGCGACGTCTCGGAAGGGCAGGTTCCCAGTGGTCTAGAATACTATCTTCCCCTCTTTTTCGAGACCACAAACACGCTCTTCGATTACCTGCCTGAGAATCATCTACTCATCCAGACCGAGGACATCCGGGAGCAGGCGGACAGTTTTTTTGAGCAGGTCCAAGGCCGCTACGATGAGAGAAAACACGATCTGGAACGCCCACTGCTGCCACCGGGAAAGATCTACCTCTCCACGGATGAACTAATCTCCCGCATGAAGTCTCCGGCAGGAGTTTCGGTGCAGAGACACGAAATCTCCAGCCGCCGGAAAGGTTATGCCGGATTCGCCAACTTCGCCACCCAACTCCCCCCTCCCCTGGGCATACAGGCTCGGGCTCAACGTCCGGCTGCGCTGCTGCAGGACTTCCTCTCTTCCAACGATGGCCACACGCTCTTCGTGGCAGAGAGTGCGGGAAGACGGGAAATGTTATTGGGTACGTTGCGGGATTTCGGTATCAAACCCATAGTGGTTGATAGTTGGCAGTCATTTATTGATGAAAAGCCCCCTATCGCCCTGACGGTTGCTCCCATTGAACAGGGGCTTTGGTTGCAGGAGAGCGGTATCACCCTGATCACCGAGACTCAACTCTACGGTGAGCAGGTGCGGCAGACACGACGGCGGCAGAAGGCGACCCGTGACCCGGACCAGATCGTACGCAACCTGACGGAACTCCACATCGGCGCACCTGTGGTGCATGAGGATCACGGTGTCGGCCGCTATCAGGGACTGCAGACCATCGAGGTCGGCGGTCTCGCGACCGAGTTTCTGACCCTGGAGTACGCCAAGGGCGACAAGCTCTATGTACCGGTCGCTTCACTTCACCTGATCAGCCGATATGCGGGCGCATCACCCGACAATGCTCCCCTCCACCGCCTCGGCGGAGAGCAGTGGGAGAAGACCAAGCGCAAGGCCGCCAAACAGGTTCGGGATGTCGCTGCAGAGTTGCTGGAGATCTATGCCCGCCGTGCCGCCCGGCGCGGCGTTGCCTTTCCTGAACCTGCAGACGAATATCAGAGCTTCAGCGCCACCTTTGAGTTCGAGACGACACCGGACCAACAGCAGACCATCGACTCGGTGCTGGAAGATATGGCTTCGCCTCAACCCATGGACCGTGTCGTCTGCGGGGATGTGGGCTTCGGCAAGACAGAGGTTGCCATGCGCGCCGCCTTCATGGCCACCCAAGGCAACAAGCAGGTGGTGGTGCTGGTACCCACCACCCTGCTCGCCCAGCAGCACTATCAGAACTTTGCCGACCGCTTTGCCGACTGGCCGGTCAAGGTCGAGAGCCTCTCCCGCTTCCGCACTGGAAAACAGCAACAGAAGGTCATCGACGGACTGGCCGACGGCACACTCGATATCGTTGTCGGCACCCACAAACTGCTCTCCGAGGGCATTAAGTTCAAAGACCTCGGACTGGTGATCATCGACGAGGAGCACCGCTTCGGCGTACGCCACAAGGAGAAGCTCAAAGCCCTTCGCAGTGAGGTGGACCTGCTGACACTGACTGCCACCCCGATCCCCCGAACCCTCAACATGGCGATGGCGGGGATGCGCGATCTCTCGATCATCGCTACCCCTCCGGCACTGCGCCATCCCATCAAGACCTTCGTCAGTCAGTGGAACGACACATTGATTGCCGAGGCCTGTCAGCGCGAGCTGAAGCGCGGCGGTCAGATCTACTTCCTGCACAACGAGGTCAGCACCATCGAAAATATGGCGGAGCGGCTTGAGGGACTACTGCCCGGCGTCCGCCTGCAGGTGGCTCACGGCCAGATGCGTGAGCGCGAACTGGAAGGCATCATGCGGGACTTCTATCACCAGCGATTCAACCTGCTGGTCTGCACCACCATCGTGGAGAGCGGCATCGACGTCCCCACCGCCAACACCATGATCATCAACCGTGCGGACAAACTCGGCCTGGCCCAGCTGCACCAGATTCGCGGCCGGGTCGGTCGATCCCACCACCGTGCCTACGCCTATCTGCTGACTCCACCCAGCGGGGTGATGACCGCCGATGCAAAGAAACGGCTGGAAGCAATCGAATCCCTGGAGGACCTGGGAGCCGGCTTCACCCTATCCACCCATGACATGGAGATCCGCGGCGCCGGAGAGCTGCTCGGCGACGAACAGAGCGGTCAGATCAACGAGATCGGCTTCACCCTCTATTCCGAACTTCTGGAGCGGGCGGTGAAAGCTCTCAAGGCGGGGGAGCAGCCGACACTCGACCGCCCCCTGGACCACGGCACCGAGATTGAGCTGGGCATTGCGGCGCTGCTGCCGGAAGACTATCTGCCGGATGTGCACAGCCGGTTGGTGCTCTATAAGAGGATCGCCAGCGCTGCGACCCATGACGAACTGCGCGAACTACAGGTCGAGATGATCGACCGCTTCGGTCTGTTGCCCCAAACAGCCAAGAATCTTTTTGCGATCACCGAACTCAAACTACGGGCCCACCCTCTGGGGATCCGCAAGATCGAAGGGGGATCCAAAGGGGCGCGTATGCTATTTGATTCAGACCCCAAAATCGATCCGGCAAACCTGATCCGCCTGATCCAAACCCGTCCCCAGATGTATAAAATGGATGGTGGCGATAAACTCAGGTATATCCAGGATATGCCCGACCCAATCGAACGCGTGAACGAAATAGATGTCCTGATCGATAGACTGATAGACTAG
- a CDS encoding tRNA(Met) cytidine acetyltransferase yields MPEPAHPDPDELISLASRFLANRRLSSHRGMLLLSGKPQWSRTVAAELLKRLTFNRSLWIGLDSPPEIDSIPASKATTLLGQEIDALVFDAFSGLDVDALGASSGTIRAGGVLLTLSPPLSEWPGYDDPEYARITVAGYESHDISGRFLSRFAHLLTDDATILQIEQDKPLPPLPAVQPAYTPSPAEDPDCLTADQLTAVEAVIKVVTGHRRRPVALISDRGRGKSAAMGIAAARLLQQSVLKILVTAPRLAAVEPLFQSACSLLPEAECSRGAIHLGEAQLRFVAPDELIHSPLPGDLLLVDEAAAIPSPMLERLLDHYPRIAFASTIHGYEGTGRGFTVRFRKILDQRRPQWRQIFLETPIRWATGDPLERFIFRALALDASPVPDDELQQADPAEIVLESLNRDQLAANENDLSDLFGLLVLAHYRTTPLDLRQLLDGPNLSITVLRHQGRIVATALVAREGGFTPATAEAIWAGHRRPRGHLLAQSLSAHLGLETAACLLGARIMRIAVHPALQQQGLGSRMVAAIRQQAEAEGLDYIGASFGATQELMQFWRAGGLLPIRVGIRRGASSGAHSIIVLRPTSAAGKKMFQQARTRFLSHFPILLGDSLQVMEPSLALTLLLQKKEPSLPILEPQDWLDLIAFSFANRGFEITLPPITTLCLRFFANAGHSSLLTTSEQRLLMMKVLQRHDWQYLARALDMPGRTAVEQAIKNAVGKLVTEMGDRQVKERIEQLGFRTSKFQSASTKAKEE; encoded by the coding sequence ATGCCTGAGCCTGCACACCCAGATCCTGATGAACTTATATCACTGGCATCCAGGTTTCTTGCAAACCGGCGTCTCTCCTCCCACCGGGGCATGCTGTTGCTCTCCGGTAAACCTCAATGGAGCCGCACGGTTGCCGCTGAACTGTTAAAAAGACTCACCTTCAATCGTTCGTTATGGATCGGCCTGGACAGTCCCCCGGAGATCGACAGCATCCCCGCAAGCAAGGCGACCACCCTGCTCGGGCAGGAGATCGATGCACTGGTGTTCGATGCCTTCAGTGGACTCGATGTTGATGCTTTAGGCGCATCCAGTGGCACGATCCGGGCCGGGGGAGTACTGCTGACGCTCTCTCCCCCACTGAGTGAGTGGCCTGGATACGACGATCCGGAATATGCCCGTATCACCGTGGCAGGTTATGAATCCCATGATATAAGCGGCCGTTTTCTCTCCCGTTTCGCCCACCTGCTTACGGATGATGCAACGATCCTGCAGATCGAACAGGATAAGCCCTTGCCCCCGCTTCCGGCAGTTCAACCGGCATACACCCCGTCCCCCGCTGAGGATCCGGATTGCCTGACAGCTGACCAGCTCACTGCGGTGGAAGCAGTGATCAAAGTCGTCACAGGACACCGTCGACGCCCGGTAGCATTGATCTCCGACCGGGGACGCGGCAAGTCAGCGGCTATGGGCATTGCCGCGGCCAGGCTTCTGCAACAGAGCGTGTTAAAGATTCTCGTCACCGCACCCAGACTGGCAGCGGTCGAACCGCTGTTCCAAAGTGCTTGCAGCCTGCTGCCGGAAGCAGAATGCAGCAGGGGCGCCATCCACCTCGGAGAGGCACAACTGCGTTTTGTCGCACCGGATGAACTGATCCACTCCCCGCTTCCCGGCGACCTGTTGTTGGTGGACGAGGCAGCTGCCATCCCCTCCCCCATGCTTGAGCGACTGCTGGATCACTATCCCCGCATCGCCTTTGCCTCCACCATTCACGGTTACGAAGGTACCGGCCGGGGTTTTACAGTGCGCTTCCGCAAGATACTCGACCAGCGCCGTCCGCAGTGGCGGCAGATTTTCCTGGAGACCCCGATCCGCTGGGCCACCGGTGATCCGCTGGAGAGATTCATCTTTCGCGCCCTTGCACTTGACGCCTCGCCTGTACCTGACGATGAACTGCAGCAAGCAGATCCAGCAGAGATAGTCCTGGAAAGCCTGAACCGGGATCAGCTTGCCGCCAATGAAAACGATCTCTCCGATCTATTTGGCCTGTTAGTGCTCGCCCACTACCGCACCACCCCCCTCGATCTGCGCCAACTTCTGGATGGCCCAAACCTAAGTATCACAGTGCTGCGCCACCAGGGGCGCATCGTTGCCACGGCACTGGTCGCCCGCGAAGGGGGATTCACCCCGGCCACCGCCGAAGCCATCTGGGCCGGACACCGCCGCCCCCGGGGACATCTGCTCGCCCAGTCACTAAGCGCCCATCTTGGACTGGAAACCGCCGCCTGCCTGCTGGGCGCGCGCATCATGCGCATCGCGGTGCACCCTGCACTCCAGCAGCAGGGATTGGGCAGCCGCATGGTGGCTGCGATACGACAGCAGGCAGAAGCGGAAGGATTGGATTATATCGGTGCGAGTTTCGGCGCCACCCAGGAGTTGATGCAGTTCTGGCGGGCAGGCGGACTGCTGCCCATCCGGGTCGGCATACGTCGCGGCGCCAGCAGTGGCGCCCACTCCATAATCGTGCTGCGTCCAACTTCCGCTGCTGGCAAGAAGATGTTTCAACAGGCCCGGACACGCTTCCTCAGTCATTTCCCGATATTGCTGGGAGATTCCCTGCAAGTGATGGAGCCGTCACTGGCACTCACACTGCTGCTGCAGAAGAAAGAACCCTCACTCCCAATCCTGGAACCGCAGGACTGGCTCGACCTTATCGCCTTCAGCTTTGCCAATCGCGGATTTGAGATCACCCTGCCCCCAATCACCACTCTCTGCCTTCGGTTCTTTGCCAATGCCGGGCACTCCTCATTGCTCACCACCAGTGAACAGCGGTTACTGATGATGAAGGTACTTCAACGCCATGACTGGCAATATCTGGCCAGAGCGTTGGATATGCCAGGCCGGACAGCAGTAGAGCAAGCGATAAAAAACGCAGTAGGAAAACTCGTTACAGAAATGGGGGATCGGCAGGTCAAAGAGAGAATCGAACAGCTTGGCTTCAGAACAAGCAAGTTCCAATCCGCCTCTACCAAAGCAAAGGAAGAATAA